One Pelagicoccus enzymogenes DNA segment encodes these proteins:
- a CDS encoding glycoside hydrolase family 78 protein, translated as MKKLTTLVTFAASIVAPAIAAPPAPSELELSEGFSNPFGFYNASPSFSWQLPASADSASQTAYQIAVASSPELLPDQADLWNTGKTDSAQSLYIPYAGAELSSRDVAYWSVRYWSQKGEASPWSQIQTFELGLLSNDDWQAKWISFPEHGKGQRTEYDTPLYRPVHFRKDFSAKVEVAKARLYITAKGLFEAHINGQQVGEDRMAPGWTPYHTRVETITYDVTKNLTQGKNTIGLILAEGWYAGRFGPKRTWGNEPPPEIIAQLEIEYADGSSDLVLTDSSWLTTIDGPIRTSGIYDGETYDANQEMPGWNQPGFAASNWTTPIEALIDSKIQLQPKRHFTTRDKIELTPISISKPEPDTIVFDMGQNMVGVPRIAIPMKKGQTLRTRVGEALNRDGTLYTRNLGSAKSINHYTANKDGIAEWQPQFTFHGFRYVEITGYDTENPPEFNWVKGIVQYTDFEDTGHFETSDLNINQLQSNIVWGLRGNFLDIPTDCPQRAERLGWTGDAQVFAPTAFYNSDLHAFWTAWLQSMCEEQYDDGQIPVVIPNATGKFTETGWSDACTIIPWETYWRTGDKKVLEENYDMMLRWLDYSATHVTDGISTQRTVGDWLQPYSQQKDKRRGDTDNSLISTAFYARSIELTQRTAAVLGHTEKSEELKTLHAQVAKAFQERFFDAEGRHTGDFQTQTVYLLALAFNLLDSEIAKKAAEHLISSLEAAEGHLRTGFLGTNLLAPTLDRIGRSDLAFDLLFKETYPSWLFSVSQGATTIWERWDGYTHLHGVNRSQGSLNHYAYGAIGEWMYERIAGIYPLDPGYKKIRISPLVGGPLTFARGKYDSPYGVIASYWEINDEELSLQVTIPSNTTAEVTLPAPYTNCIRLNGQVIETSNHPIRVEPGQYQFTAKKALSK; from the coding sequence ATGAAAAAGCTAACAACCCTCGTGACCTTCGCAGCCTCCATAGTCGCCCCCGCCATCGCCGCTCCGCCAGCTCCTTCCGAGCTCGAGCTCTCCGAGGGCTTCAGCAACCCTTTCGGTTTCTACAACGCCAGCCCAAGTTTCTCTTGGCAGCTGCCCGCCTCAGCCGACAGCGCGTCGCAAACCGCCTACCAGATCGCCGTCGCGAGCTCGCCCGAGCTGCTTCCCGACCAAGCCGATCTCTGGAACACCGGCAAGACCGACAGTGCCCAATCCCTCTACATCCCCTACGCCGGCGCCGAGCTTAGCTCCCGAGACGTCGCCTACTGGTCCGTTCGCTACTGGAGCCAAAAGGGCGAAGCCTCCCCCTGGAGCCAAATCCAAACCTTCGAACTCGGCCTCCTCTCCAACGACGACTGGCAGGCCAAATGGATTAGCTTCCCGGAGCACGGCAAAGGCCAGCGGACCGAATACGATACGCCTCTCTACCGCCCCGTTCATTTCCGCAAAGACTTCTCGGCCAAGGTCGAGGTCGCCAAGGCCCGCCTCTACATAACCGCCAAAGGCCTCTTCGAAGCCCACATAAACGGTCAGCAAGTCGGCGAAGACCGCATGGCCCCAGGCTGGACGCCCTACCACACCCGCGTCGAGACCATCACCTACGACGTCACCAAAAATCTAACACAAGGCAAAAACACCATCGGGCTCATCCTTGCGGAAGGCTGGTACGCAGGCCGCTTCGGTCCCAAGCGCACCTGGGGCAACGAGCCGCCCCCAGAAATCATCGCCCAACTGGAAATCGAATACGCCGACGGCTCCTCCGACCTCGTCCTCACCGACTCCTCCTGGCTCACCACTATCGACGGCCCCATCCGCACCTCCGGCATCTACGACGGCGAAACCTACGACGCCAACCAAGAGATGCCCGGCTGGAATCAACCCGGCTTCGCTGCCAGCAACTGGACAACGCCCATCGAAGCCCTCATCGACTCCAAAATACAACTACAGCCGAAGCGCCACTTCACCACCCGCGACAAAATTGAGCTCACGCCCATCTCCATCTCAAAACCTGAGCCCGACACCATCGTCTTCGACATGGGGCAAAACATGGTCGGCGTGCCACGCATCGCCATCCCTATGAAAAAGGGCCAAACCCTCCGAACTCGAGTCGGCGAGGCCCTCAATCGCGACGGTACCCTCTACACTCGCAACCTAGGCTCCGCCAAGTCTATCAACCACTACACCGCCAATAAAGACGGTATCGCCGAGTGGCAACCGCAGTTTACCTTCCACGGCTTCCGCTATGTTGAGATAACTGGCTACGACACCGAAAATCCACCAGAATTCAACTGGGTCAAAGGCATCGTCCAGTACACCGACTTCGAAGACACCGGCCACTTTGAAACCTCTGACCTCAACATAAACCAACTACAAAGCAACATCGTCTGGGGACTCCGCGGCAACTTCCTGGATATCCCCACCGATTGCCCGCAGCGGGCCGAGCGGCTCGGTTGGACCGGCGACGCCCAAGTCTTCGCCCCAACCGCCTTCTACAACTCCGACCTGCACGCTTTCTGGACAGCATGGTTGCAAAGCATGTGCGAAGAGCAGTACGACGACGGCCAGATTCCGGTGGTCATCCCAAACGCTACCGGCAAGTTCACCGAAACCGGCTGGTCCGACGCCTGCACCATCATCCCTTGGGAAACGTATTGGAGAACCGGAGACAAAAAAGTACTCGAAGAAAACTACGACATGATGCTGCGCTGGCTCGACTACAGCGCCACCCACGTCACCGACGGTATCAGCACCCAACGCACAGTAGGCGACTGGTTGCAGCCCTACTCGCAACAGAAAGACAAACGCCGCGGCGACACTGACAACTCCCTCATCTCCACCGCCTTCTACGCCCGCTCCATCGAGCTCACCCAACGCACCGCCGCAGTCCTTGGCCACACCGAGAAGAGCGAAGAACTCAAAACCCTACACGCCCAAGTTGCCAAGGCCTTCCAAGAGAGATTTTTCGACGCCGAGGGTCGTCACACCGGAGATTTCCAAACTCAAACCGTCTACCTGCTCGCCCTCGCTTTCAACCTTCTCGATTCAGAGATCGCCAAAAAAGCCGCTGAACACCTAATAAGCAGCCTCGAGGCAGCGGAGGGCCATCTCCGTACCGGTTTTTTGGGCACAAATCTACTCGCACCCACCCTCGACAGAATCGGTCGCTCCGACCTCGCCTTCGACCTTCTCTTCAAGGAGACCTATCCTTCCTGGCTCTTCTCCGTCAGCCAAGGCGCCACCACCATCTGGGAACGCTGGGATGGCTATACCCATCTCCACGGCGTCAACAGAAGCCAAGGCTCTCTCAACCACTACGCCTACGGAGCCATCGGCGAATGGATGTACGAACGTATCGCCGGCATCTATCCTCTCGATCCCGGCTACAAGAAGATCCGCATTTCCCCCTTGGTAGGCGGACCTCTCACCTTTGCCCGAGGGAAATACGACTCGCCCTACGGAGTCATCGCATCGTATTGGGAAATCAACGACGAGGAACTCAGTCTTCAAGTTACGATCCCTTCCAACACCACCGCCGAAGTCACGCTTCCCGCTCCCTATACCAACTGTATTCGTCTCAACGGCCAAGTCATCGAGACATCCAATCACCCGATTCGCGTCGAGCCGGGGCAGTATCAATTCACCGCAAAGAAAGCTCTAAGCAAGTGA
- a CDS encoding glycosyl hydrolase, protein MRHLTKTLLATATLFASTASAAPDPAEFANPSNQYKPRTWMHIMCGNLSKEGFTQDFEALADADIGGALVFHIDRGIPCGPVEFGSEEFNDILAHAAVEAQRVGIEMGLHNCDGWSSSGGPWVTPEQSMKKVVFAETVVNGGRQSITLPRPDRSRDFYRDIAVLAWPASNDVQQLATQTANLSASAARNGIEALQDGNIDTETIITAADDGKIWIQASYPEPVTIKSIVTEQRSRHGVFTLYTSDDGESFQEVGTLNNGRIGKNHWTSTQSFTDGLTAKHFRLILDQSFPVSRFELVAYPRLPNWQVNNAMVSAEANPYDTLPTDAIIAPSDIHILHQGNLESDTLKTNLPKGKWLITRYGYTTTNAFNNPASDAGRGLEIDKLDAAALDHHFEQYVGKVVKEAQARGSNALLYSEIDSYEMGGNNWTANLDQLFSDRWGYDLTKWLPTFNGHVIESNAATHAVLTDMRDLVADLMTQNYFRRFSELCHEHGMLAYNEPYGFGTLNELEVGGTADKTMGEFWVREEGFDGFFNAAVSSARIYGNKVISAESFTSWHQVNWRGHPFSMKVYGDHAWTQGINETMFHRYAHQPNTHVIPGMTMGSVGSHIDRNQTWWHNAGKAWFKYLARGSYLLQQGLPVSDFLIFTGDKRPNQIPLWNSGIIPAGYRGDFVNADVLIHRITVQDGKLVLPEGISYKALYLHNSDQLRLATLQRLEELVARGATILGLAPSKPIGYREQTEKSDTFSNIVSKLWASETEPTHYKKGTVIPTAQIADGLAYLQLGPDLIVNGAPSADFIRRSIGDGTLYFLFNESKEYQDMQLDFRVTGLTPEIWDADTGTVEQVVDYQSDALRTRFRLTVEPHGSRFVYFRKGKAPEFTPSKLQLLDTLGQTAKTDEPEALPLDLDWQVTFDKNWGGPGQIAMPELQDWTEHSEDGVRHFSGTAVYNATFELPANWANTDTPVALDLGEVKIAAVITINGQRFPTLWKPPFAHDISSALKPGPNSIQVEVTNVWTNRLIGDEAHPANDDYDLNGTMPEWFSKNEPAPASDRYTWTSWNFYATDELKTLEPSGLIGPVRLVK, encoded by the coding sequence ATGCGTCACCTCACCAAAACCCTACTCGCCACCGCCACCCTCTTCGCATCCACCGCATCCGCGGCCCCCGACCCCGCTGAATTCGCGAATCCATCCAACCAATACAAGCCGCGAACTTGGATGCACATCATGTGCGGCAACCTCTCCAAAGAGGGCTTCACCCAGGACTTCGAAGCCCTCGCCGACGCTGACATTGGCGGCGCCCTCGTCTTCCACATCGACCGCGGCATCCCCTGCGGCCCGGTCGAATTCGGCAGCGAGGAATTCAACGATATCCTCGCCCACGCCGCCGTCGAAGCCCAACGCGTCGGAATCGAGATGGGCCTGCACAACTGCGACGGCTGGTCCTCCAGCGGAGGTCCCTGGGTCACCCCCGAACAATCCATGAAGAAAGTCGTATTCGCCGAAACTGTCGTTAACGGCGGCAGACAGAGTATCACGCTTCCACGCCCCGACCGCAGCCGCGACTTCTACCGCGACATCGCGGTCCTCGCCTGGCCAGCCTCCAACGACGTCCAACAACTCGCTACCCAAACCGCGAACCTGTCCGCCTCCGCAGCTCGCAACGGAATCGAAGCCCTTCAAGACGGCAACATCGACACAGAAACAATCATCACCGCCGCCGACGACGGCAAAATCTGGATACAAGCCTCCTACCCAGAGCCCGTCACGATCAAGTCCATCGTCACCGAGCAACGTTCCCGCCACGGCGTCTTCACCCTCTACACTTCCGACGACGGCGAATCCTTCCAAGAAGTCGGGACCCTTAACAACGGCCGCATCGGCAAAAATCACTGGACCTCCACTCAAAGTTTCACCGACGGCCTTACCGCCAAACACTTCCGCCTCATTCTCGATCAAAGCTTCCCCGTAAGTCGCTTCGAACTCGTCGCCTACCCACGCTTACCCAATTGGCAAGTGAACAACGCCATGGTCAGCGCCGAAGCCAACCCCTACGACACGCTTCCCACCGACGCTATCATCGCCCCCTCCGACATCCACATCCTCCACCAAGGCAACCTCGAAAGCGACACGCTCAAAACCAATCTCCCCAAAGGCAAGTGGCTCATCACCCGCTACGGCTACACCACCACCAACGCCTTCAACAATCCTGCTTCAGACGCCGGCCGTGGCCTCGAGATCGACAAGCTCGACGCCGCCGCCCTCGACCACCACTTCGAGCAATACGTCGGGAAAGTCGTAAAGGAAGCCCAGGCCCGCGGCTCCAACGCCTTGCTGTATTCAGAAATCGATAGCTACGAGATGGGCGGCAACAACTGGACCGCCAACCTCGACCAACTCTTCTCCGACCGCTGGGGCTACGACCTCACCAAATGGCTACCCACCTTCAACGGCCACGTCATCGAATCAAACGCCGCTACCCATGCCGTGCTCACCGACATGCGCGACCTCGTCGCCGACCTCATGACCCAGAACTACTTCCGCCGCTTCAGCGAACTCTGCCACGAGCACGGCATGCTCGCTTACAACGAACCCTACGGCTTCGGCACCCTCAACGAACTGGAAGTCGGCGGCACCGCCGACAAAACCATGGGTGAATTCTGGGTCCGCGAGGAAGGTTTCGACGGCTTCTTCAACGCTGCCGTCTCATCCGCCCGTATCTACGGCAACAAAGTCATCTCCGCCGAATCCTTCACCTCCTGGCACCAAGTCAACTGGCGCGGCCACCCTTTCTCCATGAAAGTTTACGGCGACCACGCCTGGACCCAAGGCATCAACGAAACCATGTTTCACCGCTACGCCCACCAGCCCAACACCCACGTCATCCCCGGCATGACCATGGGCTCCGTCGGCTCCCACATCGACCGCAACCAAACCTGGTGGCACAACGCCGGCAAAGCCTGGTTCAAATACCTCGCCCGCGGCTCCTACCTCCTTCAACAGGGTCTCCCCGTATCCGATTTCCTGATATTCACTGGCGACAAGCGACCGAACCAAATTCCCCTCTGGAATAGCGGCATCATCCCCGCTGGCTACCGAGGCGACTTCGTCAACGCCGACGTACTCATCCACCGCATCACCGTGCAAGACGGCAAACTGGTCCTTCCCGAAGGGATTTCCTACAAAGCCCTCTACCTACACAACTCCGACCAACTCCGCCTCGCCACCCTCCAACGACTCGAAGAACTCGTCGCCCGAGGCGCCACCATCCTCGGACTCGCCCCCAGCAAGCCCATCGGTTACCGCGAACAAACCGAAAAATCCGACACCTTCTCCAACATCGTATCCAAACTTTGGGCCTCCGAAACCGAGCCAACCCACTACAAAAAAGGCACCGTCATCCCCACCGCCCAAATCGCCGACGGCCTCGCCTATCTCCAACTCGGTCCTGACCTCATCGTCAACGGAGCCCCATCCGCCGACTTCATCCGCCGCAGCATCGGCGACGGCACCCTCTACTTCCTCTTCAACGAGAGCAAGGAGTACCAAGACATGCAGCTCGACTTCCGCGTCACCGGCCTCACCCCCGAGATCTGGGACGCTGACACCGGTACCGTCGAGCAAGTCGTCGACTACCAAAGCGATGCTCTCCGTACCCGATTCCGCCTAACCGTCGAGCCCCACGGCTCCCGCTTCGTCTACTTCCGCAAAGGCAAAGCCCCCGAATTCACTCCCTCCAAACTCCAACTTCTGGATACACTCGGCCAAACAGCAAAGACCGACGAACCCGAGGCCCTCCCGCTCGACCTAGACTGGCAAGTCACCTTTGATAAAAACTGGGGCGGCCCCGGCCAAATCGCCATGCCCGAGCTGCAGGATTGGACCGAGCACAGCGAGGACGGCGTACGCCACTTCTCCGGCACCGCCGTCTACAACGCAACCTTCGAACTCCCCGCCAACTGGGCCAACACCGACACTCCCGTCGCCCTTGACCTCGGCGAAGTCAAAATCGCCGCCGTCATCACAATCAACGGCCAACGCTTTCCCACCCTGTGGAAGCCGCCCTTCGCCCACGACATCAGTTCCGCTCTCAAGCCCGGTCCGAACAGTATCCAAGTTGAGGTTACAAATGTCTGGACCAACCGCCTCATCGGCGACGAGGCCCATCCCGCCAACGACGACTACGATCTCAATGGCACCATGCCCGAATGGTTTTCCAAAAACGAACCCGCCCCCGCGTCCGATCGCTACACCTGGACATCCTGGAACTTCTACGCCACCGACGAACTAAAAACCCTAGAACCCTCCGGCCTCATCGGCCCCGTCCGCCTCGTAAAGTAA
- a CDS encoding sulfatase family protein — MHHLLRKILASLTLTAIAGASATANDRPNIIMILSDDQAWTDYSFMGHEHIRTPHLDKLAESGVVYPRAYVTTPLCRPSLMTLATGHYAREHKITGNDPSPRLAPKEDPKHVELSIELFENIDRLDTLPKILGEAGYLSHQSGKWWEGHYSRGGFTHGMTQGSPGRGARHGDAGLKIGRQGMDPIFDFIAHAQEEEKPFYIWYAPFLPHTPHTPPDRILEHYNALGLDPDVAKYYAMCEWFDETCGQLIDHLEEQGLRENTLIYYVCDNGWVQTPSTVKSKDGWRHGFLPKSKQSVNEGGARSPIILSWPGVIEPDIKGDLVSSIDLFPTVLSAANVDIPDGLPGIDLMPNARDGERIDRDIIFGDSYAHDIADLDNPEASLLYLWAIRDRWKLILSYDGEVNRYANVHPRDVPIQLYDVIADPHEENNLADRYPNIVADLKDAIENWYPLTERKLVSKN, encoded by the coding sequence ATGCATCATCTACTAAGAAAAATCCTAGCATCCCTCACGCTCACCGCGATTGCCGGCGCATCGGCCACCGCTAACGACCGACCAAACATCATCATGATTCTGTCAGACGACCAAGCCTGGACGGACTACAGTTTCATGGGCCACGAGCACATCCGCACGCCCCACCTCGACAAGCTCGCGGAGAGCGGCGTCGTGTATCCAAGAGCTTATGTCACCACACCGCTCTGCCGCCCCTCGCTCATGACGCTCGCCACCGGCCACTACGCCCGCGAACACAAGATTACCGGCAACGACCCGTCCCCACGACTCGCCCCCAAGGAAGACCCCAAGCACGTCGAGCTCTCTATCGAACTCTTCGAGAATATCGACCGATTGGATACATTGCCCAAAATCTTGGGCGAAGCCGGATACCTCAGCCACCAAAGCGGCAAATGGTGGGAAGGGCACTACAGTCGCGGCGGATTCACTCACGGCATGACCCAAGGCAGCCCCGGTCGCGGCGCACGCCACGGCGACGCCGGCCTTAAAATCGGCCGCCAAGGCATGGACCCTATCTTCGACTTTATCGCCCACGCCCAAGAAGAAGAAAAGCCATTCTACATCTGGTACGCCCCCTTCCTGCCACACACACCGCATACTCCACCGGACCGTATCCTCGAACACTACAACGCCCTCGGCCTCGACCCCGACGTCGCCAAATACTACGCCATGTGCGAATGGTTCGACGAAACCTGCGGCCAACTCATCGACCACCTCGAAGAACAAGGCCTCCGCGAAAACACCCTCATCTACTACGTCTGCGACAACGGCTGGGTACAAACCCCTTCCACCGTCAAAAGCAAAGACGGTTGGCGACACGGCTTTCTCCCCAAGTCCAAGCAAAGCGTCAACGAAGGCGGAGCCCGCTCTCCCATCATTCTTTCCTGGCCTGGCGTCATCGAGCCCGACATCAAGGGCGACCTCGTCAGCAGTATCGATCTTTTCCCTACAGTCCTCAGCGCCGCCAACGTTGACATCCCCGACGGACTCCCCGGCATCGACCTCATGCCTAACGCCCGCGACGGCGAACGCATCGACCGCGACATCATCTTCGGAGACTCCTACGCCCACGACATCGCCGACCTCGACAACCCTGAAGCGTCTCTCCTCTACCTCTGGGCTATCCGCGACCGCTGGAAACTCATCCTCAGCTACGACGGCGAAGTCAATCGATACGCCAACGTCCACCCCCGCGACGTCCCCATCCAGCTTTACGACGTCATCGCCGACCCGCACGAAGAAAACAACCTCGCTGACAGGTATCCTAATATCGTCGCCGACCTCAAAGACGCCATCGAAAACTGGTACCCTCTCACTGAACGCAAACTCGTTTCCAAAAACTAG
- a CDS encoding alpha-L-rhamnosidase C-terminal domain-containing protein, protein MKLFLFLITAFALSLQSFAQEAQWIWGDEDGPDNTWRCFRKELTLTSIPEAAVAKVAADSKFWLWINGEQVIFEGSAKRGPHPNGTYYDLVDIRPFLVEGQNSIAALAWYWGRSGFSHVDSGQGGFFFSAQLGDTTLGSDATWHTLVHPAYSREKTADPQPNYRLSEHNINYFAADNQIEGWHEKTYAITDAWKPAVPKGAAGAQPWGELRQNPLPLWMLSDLRPYENASTLPNAGTDQTIVAKLPYNAQVIPYLKVNAPAGKTIDIRTDAYQDGGIQEKRPQWATRSVYTTTDGIQEFEAIAWLSGHEVHYQIPEGVEILELKYRETGYATEFTGSFHSDDPFYNKLWTMARRTLYINMRDTFFDCPTRERAQWWGDVVNQLGEVFYTFDLESHRLIKKAIYNLAEFQKPNGQLYSPVPGKDRSELPLQMLNSVGWYGFWTYYLNTGDAQTIRDVYPYVKRYLSLWELGEEGLVVTRREGMWFWIDWGDNSDYGVLQNCWYYLAQKAAIEMAKLTGNEADVAGYRSNMQSIEDNFDALWNGTAYNSGQFKRAKDAPDDRANAMAVLAGLASPNKYPAIKKVLEEQEFASPYMEKYVLEALCVMGEEEASLQRMKKRYTVMVDAPYTTLWEFWKTGGMGTYNHGWNAPNTILSQYIAGVAVVDPAWETYHVKPQLGSLNSIQVRVPSVKGDIDVDINKTDKTFSIQLLSPEETTALVGIPKKHFEITEIKANDTPIWSGEPIANLEGITPAGEDQNYLLFTVAPGQWTFTAKAK, encoded by the coding sequence ATGAAGCTCTTCCTCTTTCTAATCACAGCATTCGCCCTCTCCCTGCAAAGCTTCGCCCAAGAAGCCCAATGGATCTGGGGCGATGAAGACGGTCCCGACAACACTTGGCGCTGCTTCCGCAAGGAGCTCACCCTCACCTCGATCCCCGAAGCCGCCGTCGCCAAAGTCGCCGCCGACTCCAAGTTCTGGCTCTGGATCAACGGCGAACAAGTCATCTTCGAAGGTAGCGCCAAACGCGGTCCCCATCCCAATGGAACCTACTACGATCTGGTCGACATCCGCCCCTTCCTCGTCGAAGGACAAAATTCCATCGCCGCCCTCGCCTGGTATTGGGGACGCTCCGGATTCTCCCATGTAGACAGCGGCCAAGGCGGCTTCTTCTTCTCCGCCCAACTCGGTGACACCACTCTCGGCAGCGACGCCACCTGGCACACCCTCGTCCATCCCGCCTACTCGCGCGAAAAAACAGCCGACCCGCAGCCCAACTACCGCCTCTCCGAGCACAACATAAACTACTTCGCGGCCGACAACCAAATCGAGGGCTGGCACGAAAAAACCTACGCTATCACAGACGCCTGGAAACCGGCCGTCCCAAAAGGCGCCGCCGGCGCTCAGCCTTGGGGCGAACTCCGTCAAAACCCACTACCGCTTTGGATGCTCAGCGACCTGCGTCCCTACGAAAACGCCTCCACGCTCCCCAATGCCGGCACCGACCAAACCATCGTCGCCAAACTCCCCTACAACGCCCAAGTCATCCCCTACCTCAAAGTCAACGCCCCCGCCGGCAAAACCATCGACATCCGTACCGACGCCTATCAAGACGGCGGCATCCAAGAAAAGCGCCCCCAGTGGGCTACTCGTAGTGTCTACACCACTACCGACGGCATCCAAGAATTCGAAGCCATCGCTTGGCTCAGCGGTCACGAGGTCCACTACCAAATCCCCGAAGGCGTCGAAATCCTAGAACTCAAGTACCGGGAAACCGGATACGCAACCGAGTTCACCGGCAGCTTCCACTCCGACGACCCCTTCTACAACAAGCTCTGGACCATGGCTCGACGTACTCTCTACATCAACATGCGGGACACCTTCTTCGACTGCCCCACCCGCGAACGCGCCCAGTGGTGGGGCGACGTTGTCAATCAGCTCGGCGAAGTCTTCTACACCTTCGACCTCGAGTCCCACCGGCTCATAAAAAAGGCCATCTACAATCTCGCTGAATTCCAAAAGCCCAACGGACAGCTCTACTCGCCAGTGCCCGGGAAAGATCGATCCGAACTCCCGCTCCAGATGCTCAACAGCGTCGGCTGGTACGGCTTCTGGACGTATTACCTGAACACCGGCGACGCCCAAACCATCCGCGACGTCTATCCCTACGTCAAACGCTACCTCAGCCTCTGGGAGCTCGGCGAAGAGGGTCTGGTCGTCACGCGCAGGGAGGGCATGTGGTTCTGGATAGACTGGGGCGACAACTCCGACTACGGCGTCCTGCAAAACTGCTGGTACTACCTCGCCCAAAAAGCGGCCATCGAAATGGCGAAGCTCACTGGCAACGAGGCCGACGTCGCCGGCTACCGTAGCAACATGCAAAGCATCGAGGACAACTTCGATGCGCTCTGGAACGGCACCGCCTACAACAGCGGCCAATTCAAGCGGGCCAAAGACGCCCCCGACGACCGAGCCAACGCCATGGCAGTGCTCGCCGGTCTTGCTTCACCCAACAAGTATCCCGCCATTAAAAAAGTGCTCGAGGAACAAGAATTCGCCAGCCCCTACATGGAGAAATACGTGCTCGAAGCCCTCTGCGTGATGGGCGAAGAAGAAGCCTCCCTCCAGCGTATGAAGAAACGCTATACAGTCATGGTCGACGCCCCTTACACCACCCTGTGGGAGTTCTGGAAAACCGGCGGCATGGGCACCTACAACCACGGTTGGAACGCCCCCAATACCATCCTCTCCCAATACATCGCCGGCGTCGCCGTCGTAGATCCCGCCTGGGAAACCTACCACGTCAAACCCCAGCTCGGATCGCTCAACTCCATACAAGTCCGCGTCCCCTCCGTCAAAGGCGACATCGACGTCGACATCAACAAAACCGATAAGACCTTCAGCATCCAACTCCTCTCCCCAGAGGAAACTACCGCCCTTGTCGGCATCCCCAAGAAACACTTCGAGATCACAGAAATCAAAGCCAACGACACTCCCATCTGGTCCGGCGAACCAATCGCCAACCTCGAAGGCATCACCCCAGCCGGTGAAGATCAAAACTATCTTCTCTTCACCGTAGCCCCCGGCCAATGGACCTTCACTGCAAAAGCCAAGTAA